A genomic segment from Bradyrhizobium sp. CB1015 encodes:
- a CDS encoding VOC family protein produces the protein MPVAVTWDHVHLRSPDPEVTAAWLRDILGGEIVHAPGRIDVNLGGARIFISPLEGEDAVNPPPPHPHQGLDHFGLTVKDIDAVAAEIKAKGVTFTREPTTIRPGVRICFIRGPEGISIELLERDKKYT, from the coding sequence ATGCCAGTCGCCGTCACTTGGGATCACGTCCATCTGCGCAGCCCCGATCCGGAGGTCACGGCGGCTTGGCTGCGGGACATCCTTGGTGGCGAGATCGTGCACGCGCCAGGACGGATCGACGTCAATCTCGGCGGCGCCAGAATCTTCATCTCGCCGCTCGAGGGCGAGGACGCGGTCAACCCGCCGCCTCCGCACCCGCATCAGGGTCTCGACCATTTCGGCTTGACGGTGAAGGACATCGACGCCGTCGCGGCCGAGATCAAGGCCAAAGGCGTCACCTTCACGCGCGAGCCGACGACCATCCGGCCCGGCGTACGCATCTGCTTCATCCGCGGGCCCGAAGGCATCTCGATCGAGCTGCTCGAGCGCGACAAGAAATACACCTGA
- a CDS encoding GrlR family regulatory protein, with product MKNGLYSIHVTLLDGRVGKGSGVILFRDGKILGGDAYLYYIGSYTAKDNNTFKGEVLVQRHTSPRGDDNPLFGGPAPVGIGVSGTYTDTRAEMTGTALVGKASLIFGATLHKLADVE from the coding sequence ATGAAGAACGGCCTCTATTCAATTCACGTGACCCTGCTCGATGGCCGAGTCGGCAAGGGCAGCGGCGTGATTCTCTTCCGCGACGGCAAGATTCTCGGCGGTGATGCCTACCTCTATTACATCGGCAGCTACACGGCGAAGGACAACAACACCTTCAAAGGCGAGGTGCTGGTGCAACGGCACACCTCGCCTCGGGGCGATGATAATCCGCTGTTCGGCGGCCCTGCCCCGGTCGGCATCGGCGTCAGTGGCACCTACACCGACACGCGCGCGGAGATGACGGGCACAGCGCTGGTCGGCAAGGCCAGCCTGATTTTCGGCGCCACCCTGCACAAGCTTGCGGACGTCGAATAG
- a CDS encoding PAS domain S-box protein: protein MSAELTPPPEKRRTFSLSIGQLTFGSFLLVLAVIIVTSTASVIAIRHIDTTFAELQRLQSVGDLAEDIDRRMNELRLAARDFVTDPGAGIQFQQVGEAASTLSDILKKTRIELAPEQQDMIDGVTERLATYRTGLERISTLIDRRAQLLAGLPPLREQFDAAVAGAADRELASRLSEAQSRIALGLLARNPSAAEQAAQGMRALDIGDAKLKSAVNDYAEAIMAVAVRERQIADIDREVLGTEGRLIGRVTELLREVSSRRGHVLSRDFARTLTEARWQSIVLGTVGVLIGIGAAWFVVRRTVRPLAQIARSIRALAAGRKDTSIPSADLDNEIGDIARAAEVFRRALEEADTAREAAVRALTEQRLAEESYRKLFEGSIDGIYVTTPAGDLLNANPALARMMGYDSPQQLIDSISDIAHTIYVHPEARAEYQRLMARDGMVREFEYQVRQRSGDILWLSDSATGVRDEHGNIVRYEGTLRDITDQKRAEEAIAEGRRLLQQVIDTVPAVINVKDRNLRYVLMNRYMAGIFGIEPGEALGRTTADLMSRYGAAKSDESDKRVLKLRKGLGFYEEEYQDASGNMRQWLVNKLPLLDPEGEIERIVTVALDIGERKRGEQEMRKAKEAAETALRNLRETQASLIEAEKLAALGRLVAGVAHEVNNPVGISLTVASALERKTAMFTAEVERGELRRSTLNDFLNTSRDASSQLVSNLNRAAELIQSFKQVAADRNYSDQRTFDLGDLTEQVVMSLRPGLRKHNLTLNVECQPDLTMNSYPGPYGQVLTNLFLNSVAHAFPDGRPGTIEIQVRESGKDNVEIIFSDNGCGMSLDVRRRAFDPFFTTRRDQGGTGLGLHIVYSIVTNRLGGRLDLDSEPGGGTRIQMILPRVAPLEQAAE from the coding sequence ATGTCCGCCGAATTGACGCCGCCCCCTGAGAAAAGGCGAACCTTCTCGCTCTCCATCGGCCAGCTCACCTTCGGCAGCTTCCTGTTGGTGCTGGCGGTGATCATCGTCACCTCGACGGCGAGCGTGATCGCGATCCGGCACATCGATACGACCTTCGCCGAGCTGCAGCGGCTGCAGAGCGTCGGCGACCTCGCCGAGGACATCGATCGCCGCATGAATGAATTGCGCCTTGCCGCGCGCGACTTCGTCACGGATCCCGGGGCCGGCATCCAGTTCCAGCAGGTCGGCGAGGCGGCCTCGACGCTCAGCGACATCCTGAAGAAAACCCGCATCGAGCTCGCGCCCGAGCAGCAGGACATGATCGACGGGGTCACCGAGCGGCTTGCGACCTATCGCACCGGTCTCGAGCGGATCTCCACCCTGATCGACCGCCGCGCCCAGCTGCTCGCCGGACTGCCGCCGCTGCGCGAACAATTCGACGCAGCCGTCGCAGGCGCCGCGGACCGCGAGCTGGCATCCCGCCTGTCCGAGGCGCAGAGCCGGATCGCGCTCGGATTGCTCGCGCGCAACCCGTCCGCGGCTGAGCAGGCCGCACAGGGAATGCGGGCGCTCGATATCGGCGATGCCAAGCTGAAGTCGGCGGTGAACGACTATGCCGAGGCCATCATGGCCGTCGCCGTCCGCGAGCGGCAGATCGCCGACATCGATCGCGAGGTGCTGGGAACGGAAGGCCGGCTGATCGGCCGCGTCACCGAATTGCTGCGTGAGGTCAGCTCCCGGCGCGGCCACGTGCTGTCGCGGGACTTCGCCCGGACGCTGACCGAAGCGCGGTGGCAGAGCATCGTGCTCGGCACCGTCGGCGTGCTCATCGGCATCGGGGCTGCGTGGTTCGTGGTGCGCAGGACGGTGCGTCCGCTCGCTCAGATCGCGCGATCCATTCGCGCGCTTGCCGCCGGCCGGAAGGACACGTCGATTCCGTCCGCCGACCTCGACAACGAGATCGGCGACATTGCGCGGGCGGCCGAAGTGTTTCGCCGCGCGCTGGAGGAGGCCGACACCGCGCGCGAGGCGGCGGTGCGCGCGCTCACCGAGCAGCGCCTCGCCGAGGAGAGCTACCGAAAACTGTTCGAAGGCTCCATCGACGGCATCTATGTGACGACGCCGGCCGGCGACCTCCTCAATGCCAATCCGGCGCTGGCGCGCATGATGGGCTATGACAGCCCCCAGCAGCTGATCGACAGCATCAGCGACATCGCCCACACCATCTACGTCCATCCCGAGGCGCGCGCCGAATACCAGCGGCTGATGGCGCGCGACGGCATGGTGCGCGAGTTCGAGTATCAGGTGCGCCAGCGCAGCGGCGACATCCTCTGGCTCTCCGACAGCGCCACGGGCGTGCGAGACGAGCACGGCAACATCGTCCGCTACGAGGGCACGCTGCGCGACATCACCGACCAGAAGCGGGCGGAGGAGGCCATTGCCGAAGGCCGGCGCCTGCTCCAGCAGGTCATCGACACCGTACCCGCGGTGATCAACGTCAAGGATCGCAATCTGCGCTACGTGCTGATGAACCGCTACATGGCCGGCATTTTCGGCATCGAGCCCGGCGAGGCGCTCGGCCGTACCACGGCCGACCTGATGTCGCGCTATGGCGCGGCAAAGTCCGACGAGAGCGACAAGCGGGTGCTCAAGCTTCGAAAAGGTCTCGGCTTTTACGAGGAGGAGTATCAGGACGCCTCCGGCAACATGCGGCAATGGCTGGTCAACAAGTTGCCGCTGCTCGACCCCGAGGGCGAGATCGAGCGGATCGTGACCGTTGCGCTCGATATCGGCGAGCGCAAGCGCGGCGAGCAGGAGATGCGCAAGGCCAAGGAAGCCGCCGAAACCGCGTTGCGCAATCTGCGCGAGACCCAGGCCTCGCTGATCGAGGCCGAGAAGCTGGCCGCGCTCGGGCGCCTGGTCGCCGGTGTCGCCCACGAGGTCAACAATCCCGTCGGCATCAGCCTCACCGTCGCCTCCGCGCTGGAGCGCAAGACCGCGATGTTCACCGCCGAAGTCGAGCGCGGCGAATTGCGCCGCTCCACGCTCAACGACTTCCTCAACACCAGCCGCGATGCGTCCTCGCAGCTCGTCTCCAATCTCAATCGCGCGGCCGAGCTGATCCAGTCGTTCAAGCAGGTCGCCGCCGACCGCAACTATTCGGATCAGCGTACCTTCGATCTCGGCGACCTCACCGAGCAGGTGGTGATGAGCCTGCGGCCGGGGCTGCGTAAGCACAATCTGACGCTCAACGTCGAGTGTCAGCCGGACCTGACCATGAACAGCTATCCCGGCCCGTACGGCCAGGTGCTGACCAATCTGTTCCTGAATTCGGTGGCGCACGCCTTCCCGGACGGAAGGCCCGGGACGATCGAGATCCAGGTGCGCGAGTCCGGCAAGGACAACGTCGAGATCATCTTCTCCGACAATGGCTGCGGCATGTCGCTCGACGTCCGCCGCCGCGCCTTCGATCCGTTTTTCACGACGCGGCGCGACCAGGGCGGCACCGGCCTCGGGCTGCACATCGTCTACAGCATCGTCACCAACCGGCTCGGCGGCCGGCTCGATCTCGATTCCGAGCCGGGTGGCGGCACGCGCATCCAGATGATTTTGCCTCGAGTGGCGCCGCTCGAACAGGCCGCGGAATAG
- a CDS encoding NUDIX domain-containing protein: MAETSASRPASTILLLRDGAKEIEVFMMVRHHQIEFNSGALVFPGGSVDAGDKEIVARADLYSGGEGLSEADRGFRIAAIRETFEESGILLARSKATGAPIDATRAGEIADAHRVALNEHKISFLDILADNNLQLALDTLVPYAHWITPEGMPKRFDTWFFLAAAPPDQLGAHDGRESTDSIWISPREAVEGGESGRFKLPFPTTRNLIRLAKQRSVSAALEHARGLSIVTVMPVMTKTETGRQLRIPREAGYDGEVFEVGAVG, from the coding sequence ATGGCCGAGACATCAGCATCACGCCCGGCCTCGACGATCCTCCTGCTGCGCGATGGCGCAAAGGAGATCGAGGTCTTCATGATGGTCCGCCATCATCAGATCGAGTTCAACTCGGGCGCGCTGGTGTTTCCCGGCGGCAGTGTCGATGCCGGCGACAAGGAGATCGTTGCCCGCGCCGACCTCTATTCGGGCGGCGAAGGGCTCAGCGAAGCGGACCGCGGTTTCCGTATCGCCGCGATCCGCGAGACGTTCGAGGAGAGCGGCATCCTGCTGGCGCGGTCGAAGGCCACAGGCGCGCCAATCGACGCCACACGTGCCGGTGAGATCGCCGACGCGCATCGCGTTGCGCTCAACGAGCACAAGATCAGCTTCCTCGACATTCTCGCCGACAACAATCTCCAGCTCGCGCTCGACACGCTCGTGCCCTACGCGCACTGGATCACGCCGGAGGGCATGCCGAAGCGATTCGACACCTGGTTCTTCCTGGCCGCGGCGCCGCCCGACCAGCTCGGCGCCCATGACGGACGGGAATCGACCGATTCGATCTGGATCTCGCCGCGCGAGGCGGTGGAGGGCGGCGAGAGTGGCCGCTTCAAGCTGCCGTTCCCGACCACGCGCAACCTGATCCGGCTCGCCAAGCAGCGAAGCGTGAGCGCTGCGCTCGAGCACGCCCGCGGCCTGTCGATCGTCACGGTGATGCCGGTGATGACCAAGACCGAAACCGGCCGCCAGCTCCGCATCCCCCGCGAGGCCGGCTATGACGGCGAGGTGTTCGAGGTCGGCGCCGTCGGCTAG
- a CDS encoding dihydrodipicolinate synthase family protein, translating into MKLTADAKGTFAIAPTPFHDDGRIDERSIDRLTDFYEEVGCDGVTVLGILGEAPKLDAAEAEQVAVRYVKRAKKMQVIVGVSAPGFATMRSLARASMDAGAAGVMIAPPPSLRTDDQIIGYFKQAAEAIGPDVPWVLQDYPLTLQVVFTPAVIRKIVMDNPNCVMLKHEDWPGLEKISTLRGFQKDGSLRPLSILCGNGGTFLDFEMERGADGAMTGYAFPELLIDVVNLSKAGKRDAAHDIFDAHLPLIRYEQQPGVGLTVRKYVLQKRGIIASSAQRKPGATMTATAKAEVDYLLSRVARFDKRANLGPQSSAAG; encoded by the coding sequence ATGAAACTCACCGCCGACGCCAAGGGCACTTTCGCAATCGCGCCGACGCCGTTCCATGACGACGGCCGGATTGACGAGCGCTCGATCGACCGCCTGACCGATTTCTACGAGGAGGTCGGCTGCGACGGCGTCACGGTGCTGGGCATTCTCGGCGAGGCGCCGAAGCTCGATGCCGCCGAGGCCGAGCAGGTGGCGGTCCGCTACGTCAAGCGCGCCAAGAAGATGCAGGTGATCGTCGGCGTCTCCGCGCCGGGCTTTGCCACCATGCGCTCGCTGGCGAGGGCCTCGATGGATGCAGGCGCGGCCGGCGTCATGATCGCGCCGCCGCCCTCGCTTCGCACCGACGACCAGATCATCGGCTATTTCAAGCAGGCGGCGGAAGCCATCGGCCCGGATGTGCCCTGGGTGCTCCAGGACTATCCGCTGACCTTGCAGGTCGTGTTCACCCCCGCCGTGATCCGCAAGATCGTGATGGACAATCCGAATTGCGTGATGCTCAAGCACGAGGACTGGCCGGGCCTGGAGAAGATCTCGACGCTGCGCGGCTTCCAGAAGGACGGCTCGCTCCGTCCGCTCTCGATCCTCTGCGGCAATGGCGGCACCTTCCTCGACTTCGAGATGGAGCGCGGTGCCGACGGAGCCATGACGGGCTATGCCTTCCCCGAGCTCCTGATCGACGTCGTGAACCTCTCCAAGGCCGGCAAGCGCGACGCCGCGCATGACATCTTCGACGCGCATCTGCCGCTGATCCGCTACGAGCAACAGCCCGGCGTCGGCCTGACCGTGCGCAAATACGTGCTGCAGAAGCGCGGCATCATCGCCTCCAGCGCGCAGCGCAAGCCCGGTGCGACCATGACGGCGACGGCGAAGGCCGAGGTCGATTATCTCTTGTCGCGCGTCGCCCGTTTCGACAAGCGCGCCAATCTCGGCCCGCAATCCAGCGCCGCAGGTTAG
- a CDS encoding SDR family oxidoreductase encodes MGLLDGKVALITGAGGGLGEAYAKLFAREGASVVVNDLGGPRDGSGADKSMAQQVVDAIKAEGGKAVANGADISTMEGGQSVFDDAIKHFGRADILVNNAGILRDQTFHKASEADWDKVIKVHLKGTFCCTLPVFRWMRENGGGVIVNTSSTSGLIGNFGQTNYGAAKGGIWGLSNVLAIEGRKYNIRIWTLAPGALTRMTADLPRYKENPGAALGPDGIAPAVLYMVSDLSGDQTGKVLGVSGPRGVREMRMMEMEGWKPPHSGWKAQDIVDHAKEIFFSEEQIKMGARRF; translated from the coding sequence ATGGGACTACTCGACGGCAAGGTTGCGCTGATCACCGGCGCGGGCGGCGGGCTCGGTGAGGCCTACGCAAAGCTGTTCGCGCGGGAAGGGGCCTCGGTCGTCGTCAACGATCTCGGCGGCCCCCGCGACGGCTCGGGCGCCGACAAGTCCATGGCGCAGCAGGTCGTCGACGCGATCAAGGCCGAGGGCGGCAAGGCGGTCGCCAACGGCGCCGACATTTCCACTATGGAAGGCGGCCAGTCGGTGTTCGACGACGCCATCAAGCATTTCGGCCGGGCCGACATCCTCGTCAACAATGCCGGCATCCTCCGCGACCAGACCTTTCACAAGGCCAGCGAAGCCGACTGGGACAAGGTCATCAAGGTCCATCTGAAGGGCACCTTTTGTTGCACCCTGCCGGTGTTTCGCTGGATGCGGGAAAACGGCGGCGGCGTCATCGTCAACACTTCCTCGACCTCAGGGCTGATCGGCAATTTCGGCCAGACCAATTACGGCGCGGCCAAGGGCGGCATCTGGGGTCTGTCCAACGTGCTCGCGATCGAGGGTCGCAAGTACAACATCCGGATCTGGACGCTGGCCCCGGGCGCCCTGACCCGCATGACCGCAGACCTGCCCCGCTATAAGGAGAACCCCGGCGCCGCGCTCGGGCCGGACGGCATCGCGCCGGCCGTGCTATACATGGTCAGCGACTTGTCGGGCGACCAGACCGGGAAGGTGCTGGGCGTGTCCGGGCCCCGCGGCGTTCGCGAGATGCGGATGATGGAGATGGAAGGCTGGAAGCCGCCGCACTCGGGCTGGAAGGCCCAGGACATCGTCGATCACGCCAAGGAGATCTTCTTCTCCGAGGAGCAGATCAAGATGGGCGCGCGGCGGTTTTAG
- a CDS encoding MaoC family dehydratase, producing the protein MSARYEQLKGLKNLGQKYAYTDREVMLYAYGIGLGADPMDENELAFVNEGTFTPRPLKVVPTFASVAAWGSGPGEMNLNRVMVVDGERDITFHQPLPVAANITADSSVLEVYDKGKDKGVVIIHQTVLKNEKGEKLATLVASRFARGDGGFGGPSLTQPDPHKIPSRAPDKTIDITTRPDQALVYRLCGDRNPLHSDPEFARKAGFPRPILHGMCTYGITCRGVLQTYADYEASAFRQHVARFSSPVYPGETVTMDLWKDGNVISFEAKVKSRGVTVIKNGKTVLG; encoded by the coding sequence ATGTCCGCCAGATACGAACAGCTCAAAGGCCTGAAAAATCTCGGCCAGAAATATGCCTACACCGATCGCGAAGTCATGCTCTACGCTTACGGCATCGGGCTCGGCGCCGATCCCATGGACGAGAACGAGCTCGCCTTCGTCAACGAGGGCACGTTCACGCCGCGGCCGCTGAAGGTGGTGCCGACCTTCGCCTCCGTCGCGGCCTGGGGCTCGGGGCCCGGCGAGATGAATCTCAACCGCGTCATGGTGGTCGACGGCGAACGCGACATCACCTTCCACCAGCCGCTGCCGGTCGCCGCCAACATCACGGCCGACTCCTCCGTGCTCGAAGTCTACGACAAGGGCAAGGACAAGGGCGTCGTCATCATTCACCAGACCGTGCTGAAGAACGAGAAGGGCGAGAAGCTGGCAACGCTGGTCGCCTCGCGCTTTGCCCGCGGCGATGGCGGCTTCGGCGGGCCCAGCCTGACGCAGCCCGATCCGCACAAGATCCCATCGCGCGCCCCCGACAAGACCATCGACATCACCACGCGCCCCGACCAGGCGCTGGTCTATCGCCTCTGCGGCGACCGCAACCCGCTGCACTCGGATCCCGAGTTCGCCAGGAAGGCCGGCTTCCCGCGCCCGATCCTGCACGGCATGTGCACCTACGGCATCACCTGCCGCGGCGTGCTCCAGACCTATGCCGACTACGAGGCCAGCGCCTTCCGCCAGCACGTCGCGCGATTCTCCTCGCCGGTCTATCCCGGCGAGACCGTGACCATGGACCTCTGGAAGGACGGCAACGTGATCTCGTTCGAAGCCAAGGTGAAGTCGCGCGGCGTCACCGTGATCAAGAACGGCAAGACGGTGCTGGGTTAG
- a CDS encoding Zn-ribbon domain-containing OB-fold protein: MSELKKYPAPVTNPETAAFWDAAKEGKFMIKRCTACGEAHYFPRSICPFCYSDETVWEQASGEGTIYTYSLMRKSPSGPYAIGYVTLKEGPSVQTNFVDCDLTTLKIGQKVKVVFKPTDGAPLPFFTPA; the protein is encoded by the coding sequence ATGAGCGAATTGAAAAAGTATCCGGCACCTGTCACGAACCCCGAGACCGCCGCGTTCTGGGACGCGGCGAAAGAGGGCAAGTTCATGATCAAGCGCTGCACCGCCTGCGGGGAAGCGCATTACTTCCCGCGCTCGATCTGCCCGTTCTGCTACTCCGACGAGACGGTGTGGGAGCAGGCCTCCGGCGAGGGCACGATCTACACCTACAGCCTGATGCGGAAATCGCCGTCCGGCCCATACGCCATCGGCTACGTCACGCTGAAGGAGGGGCCGTCGGTGCAGACCAATTTCGTCGACTGCGATCTTACGACGCTCAAGATCGGCCAGAAGGTGAAGGTGGTATTCAAGCCGACGGATGGCGCGCCGCTGCCGTTCTTCACGCCTGCTTGA
- a CDS encoding thiolase domain-containing protein encodes MTIKGKAYIAGIYEHPTRHAPDKSTAQLHAEVAKGAIEDAGISKDDIDGYFCAGDAPGGAWPMVDYLGLNTKKLRHIDSTETGGCSYIIHLGHAAEAIAAGKCSIALVTLAGKPRTGAMPPRAAGAEADFESAYGATTHNAYGMCAMRHMHDYGTTSEQLAWIKVAASHHAQYNPHAMLKDVVTVEDVLNSPMISDPLHRMDCCVVSDGGGALIVTTPEIAKSLKKPLVRLIGHGEAMKGPRGGKDLDLTYSAGVWSGPRAFEEAGITPKDIKYASIYDSFTITVLMQLEDLGFCKKGEGGKFVADGNLISGVGKLPFNTDGGGLCSNHPVNRGGMTKILEAVRQLRGEAHPKVQVKNCDLAIAHGTGGLLGVRHAASTAILERV; translated from the coding sequence TTGACCATCAAGGGCAAGGCCTACATTGCCGGGATCTACGAACACCCGACCCGGCATGCGCCGGACAAATCCACCGCCCAGCTCCATGCCGAGGTCGCCAAGGGCGCGATCGAGGATGCCGGGATCAGCAAGGACGATATCGACGGCTATTTCTGCGCGGGCGATGCGCCCGGCGGCGCGTGGCCGATGGTCGATTATCTCGGCCTGAACACCAAGAAGCTTCGCCACATCGATTCCACCGAGACCGGCGGCTGCTCCTACATCATCCATCTCGGCCATGCCGCCGAGGCGATTGCCGCGGGCAAATGCTCGATCGCGCTCGTGACGCTCGCCGGCAAGCCGCGCACCGGCGCGATGCCACCGCGAGCAGCCGGCGCCGAGGCCGATTTCGAATCCGCTTATGGGGCGACCACGCACAATGCCTATGGCATGTGTGCCATGCGCCATATGCACGACTATGGCACCACCTCCGAGCAGCTCGCCTGGATCAAGGTCGCGGCCTCACATCACGCGCAATACAATCCCCATGCGATGCTCAAGGACGTCGTCACCGTCGAGGACGTCCTGAACTCGCCGATGATCTCCGATCCGCTGCATCGCATGGATTGCTGCGTCGTCTCCGACGGCGGCGGCGCGCTGATCGTGACGACGCCGGAGATTGCCAAGAGCCTGAAGAAGCCGCTGGTGCGCCTGATCGGCCATGGTGAAGCGATGAAGGGCCCGCGCGGCGGCAAGGATCTCGATCTCACTTACTCCGCTGGCGTCTGGTCCGGCCCGCGCGCGTTCGAGGAAGCCGGCATCACGCCGAAGGACATCAAATACGCCTCGATCTATGACAGCTTCACCATCACGGTCTTGATGCAGCTTGAAGACCTCGGTTTCTGCAAGAAGGGCGAGGGCGGCAAGTTCGTCGCCGACGGCAATTTGATCTCGGGCGTCGGCAAGCTGCCGTTCAACACCGACGGGGGCGGCCTCTGCAGCAACCATCCCGTCAACCGCGGCGGCATGACCAAGATCCTCGAGGCCGTCAGGCAGCTGCGCGGCGAGGCGCATCCGAAGGTGCAGGTCAAAAACTGCGATCTCGCCATCGCGCACGGCACCGGCGGCCTGCTCGGCGTCCGCCACGCCGCCTCGACGGCCATTCTGGAGCGCGTGTGA
- a CDS encoding transposase has translation MEASGGYERDWARVLRQAGIEVRIVDPKRVRSFARSAGRLAKNDTIDAEMIAWFAETFDEVLDQIHDAARDELAALVKARKALIDLRTRLQSQNEHAVPGAVQKAHARVLKGLDIETAKIEDAITATIKATPAFAKRAEIIESVPGLGDVASAVLLAGLPELGTVREEVAAALLGAAPYDDDSGKRRGERHIKGGRRWVRNALYMPCIGAATQSNPVLKAYYERLIAKGKLKKVAVIACMR, from the coding sequence ATGGAGGCATCCGGCGGCTATGAGCGGGACTGGGCCAGGGTGCTGCGTCAGGCTGGCATCGAGGTGCGGATTGTCGATCCCAAGCGCGTGCGCAGCTTCGCCCGATCGGCCGGACGGCTCGCCAAGAACGATACGATCGACGCGGAGATGATCGCCTGGTTCGCCGAGACGTTCGACGAAGTATTGGACCAGATCCACGATGCCGCACGCGACGAGCTGGCGGCACTGGTCAAAGCGCGCAAAGCCCTGATTGATCTGAGGACCCGCCTGCAAAGCCAGAACGAACATGCGGTGCCGGGAGCGGTTCAGAAAGCCCACGCTCGCGTCTTGAAGGGCCTCGACATCGAGACGGCCAAGATCGAGGACGCCATCACCGCCACGATCAAGGCCACACCGGCATTTGCCAAACGCGCCGAGATCATCGAGAGCGTGCCGGGTCTCGGCGATGTGGCCTCTGCGGTCCTCCTTGCGGGCCTCCCAGAGCTCGGGACGGTGCGCGAGGAGGTCGCTGCCGCGTTGTTGGGAGCCGCTCCTTATGACGACGACAGCGGCAAACGGCGTGGTGAGCGCCACATCAAGGGTGGTCGGCGCTGGGTCCGCAACGCCCTCTACATGCCCTGTATCGGCGCAGCCACCCAGAGCAACCCGGTGCTCAAGGCCTACTATGAACGGCTGATCGCCAAGGGAAAGCTGAAGAAGGTTGCAGTGATTGCCTGCATGCGCTAG